A genomic region of Clavibacter michiganensis subsp. insidiosus contains the following coding sequences:
- a CDS encoding YceI family protein, with protein MQKKTKIILGTSAAVVVVLGVSAAAFGPAIYRDAIVGPPAAAPSVSADPADSTLDTSDLSGEWQIGTGSTAGYRVAEVLNGTDVTVVGKTEDVTGDVTVDGSTLTAATVKVDVASIATDAAPRDEYFRGTAMEVSKYPDATFTLTQPVDAAVPASGQVATVDATGELTMHGVTQTVTVPLQAALSGDGVQISGSIPVTFSDYGVQAPSLGFVSVQDKGTVEFLVKATPTK; from the coding sequence ATGCAGAAGAAGACCAAGATCATCCTCGGCACGAGCGCGGCCGTGGTCGTCGTGCTCGGTGTCAGCGCCGCCGCGTTCGGCCCCGCGATCTACCGCGACGCGATCGTCGGCCCCCCTGCGGCCGCCCCGTCCGTCTCGGCCGACCCCGCCGACTCCACGCTCGACACGAGCGACCTGTCCGGCGAGTGGCAGATCGGCACCGGCAGCACCGCCGGCTACCGCGTCGCCGAGGTGCTCAACGGCACCGACGTGACCGTCGTCGGCAAGACCGAGGACGTGACCGGCGACGTGACGGTCGACGGATCCACCCTCACGGCCGCGACCGTGAAGGTCGACGTCGCGAGCATCGCCACCGACGCGGCACCCCGCGACGAGTACTTCCGCGGCACCGCCATGGAGGTCTCGAAGTACCCCGACGCGACCTTCACGCTCACGCAGCCGGTCGACGCGGCCGTGCCCGCGAGCGGCCAGGTCGCGACGGTCGACGCGACCGGCGAGCTCACGATGCACGGCGTGACGCAGACCGTCACGGTGCCGCTGCAGGCCGCGCTCTCGGGCGACGGCGTGCAGATCAGCGGATCCATCCCCGTCACCTTCTCCGACTACGGCGTCCAGGCCCCGAGCCTCGGCTTCGTGAGCGTCCAGGACAAGGGCACCGTCGAGTTCCTGGTGAAGGCGACGCCGACGAAGTAG
- a CDS encoding TetR/AcrR family transcriptional regulator, with product MAERTSETEAPSLSLIERKQRAARNRIIDAADALFSERGFDRVSVTDIAERAEVGRTTFFRHFGDKTEVVFAKEQAMFDAIADATSGAWSPPQPVDGLAGALRALEPLVLRLCEQATADLGAYERHTRLLGAHDELRAREALKDQQIATALAQALVEHGAPPTIATTAAQLALACYSSGRILAAAPRDLARSTRAAFRSTLAMESTSRDG from the coding sequence ATGGCGGAGCGAACCTCGGAGACGGAGGCACCCTCCCTGTCGCTCATCGAGCGGAAGCAGCGCGCGGCACGGAACCGCATCATCGACGCCGCGGATGCCCTCTTCTCCGAGCGGGGCTTCGACCGCGTCTCCGTCACGGACATCGCGGAGCGCGCCGAGGTGGGGCGCACCACGTTCTTCCGGCACTTCGGGGACAAGACCGAGGTCGTCTTCGCCAAGGAGCAGGCGATGTTCGACGCGATCGCCGACGCGACATCCGGGGCGTGGTCTCCCCCGCAGCCCGTGGACGGCCTCGCCGGCGCCCTCCGCGCGCTCGAGCCCCTGGTGCTCCGGCTGTGCGAGCAGGCGACCGCCGACCTCGGCGCGTACGAGCGGCACACGCGCCTCCTCGGCGCGCACGACGAGCTGCGCGCACGCGAGGCGCTGAAGGACCAGCAGATCGCGACCGCCCTCGCACAGGCGCTCGTCGAGCACGGCGCTCCCCCGACGATCGCGACCACGGCGGCGCAGCTCGCCCTCGCCTGCTACTCCAGCGGCCGGATCCTCGCCGCCGCGCCCCGTGACCTCGCCAGGAGCACACGCGCCGCGTTCCGCAGCACCCTGGCCATGGAGTCGACGTCCCGCGACGGGTGA
- a CDS encoding nuclear transport factor 2 family protein, giving the protein MLTALDRQQINETLARHAHVVDEDRPDLLGEVFTTDATYDMTRSGMGAFQGIDAMRAAAERMSAAGVAPLSHFVTNVVITETGASTASVRSKGLMIMRDGGLHAVVYDDGVELHDGRWLIASRVISPVAAATADVG; this is encoded by the coding sequence ATGCTCACCGCCCTCGATCGCCAGCAGATCAACGAGACGCTCGCCCGCCATGCCCACGTGGTCGACGAGGACCGGCCGGACCTGCTCGGGGAGGTGTTCACCACCGATGCGACGTACGACATGACCCGCTCGGGGATGGGCGCCTTCCAGGGCATCGACGCCATGCGCGCCGCGGCGGAGAGGATGTCCGCCGCCGGCGTCGCTCCCCTGTCGCACTTCGTGACGAACGTCGTCATCACGGAGACCGGGGCGTCGACCGCGTCGGTCCGGTCCAAGGGGCTGATGATCATGCGCGACGGCGGACTCCACGCCGTCGTGTACGACGACGGGGTCGAGCTGCACGACGGGCGCTGGCTGATCGCGAGCCGGGTCATCTCGCCCGTCGCGGCCGCGACGGCGGACGTGGGCTGA
- a CDS encoding pectinesterase family protein codes for MSRSSSEHPLVVRPSSNPDAAAPDAAAPATASSRARLRVAAALVAGAVIAGTVLPADPALAADTSAPSTPGSLSAEYSGGVGTVVSWGRVSASDLAGYRVYRSATKTVTATAASRVATTTSLTATDAAIAGGSTGYYAVTAYDRTGNESKPSSVKQVQAKDTRAPDSPSSVTATASAAGVALDWADSDDVDLKGYVVARSTSSSGTYTTLTASPIATSAFTDAQAPGGVTSSYRITAVDLTGNASSASTASAKRPAGAPTAPAAPGSLTAKASSSTGAVTLAWSAATGATGYVVARGASATGPFTRVSGSSLTATTYTDVPPAGATAYYQVTAVNAVGSSAPATASVAIPADTTAPKTPSSPKAVVVANSGGMTISWKANTEADLAGYIVFTRGSDEVYRQLLPAAGTPAYATTTFTDAAATEGTTTYYRIRAVDRAGNVSAYVAVTGNNPNVAPAAPSSLSVKPSAKAGLDLAWTAPKDTDVAGYTVSRSTTSNGTFVQLATITTAAAGSPPRFTDTSAPQGAPVFYRVTARDLVGNVSKASSTVSGTSTTPPVAIPVEYTVLTVGAGKQFPTIAAAVASIPTTALANHRIDIDPGTYRESFRLDRSNVMLHGLGTDPSQVVVSAAQASGSTDPDEPEETLGTAGSAVIRVTGTDVTLDNLTVENAFDEKAHPEITSAQAVALRVEGDRFVARAVRLLGNQDTLLADTPKPTTRIRQYYVDSYIEGDVDYLFGAATAVFDRVTFRSLDRGKAVNGYLTAASTDEGSKYGFLITGSKIVSDAADGTVNLGRPWHPSADPKALGSVVIKDTWLPSAIDTAAPWDDMSSTNSSGVKVPFAWQDARFAESQNIGPGATVNANRPQMTAKDAANATPEKYLAGKDGWNPIVAASAAVPAVPANVVAAADSSVVHLTWADDTSASVTGWTVYRADATGAFTEIASTDSPAYSDTTVVNGAAYRYAITADSRTGVSSAPSDAVEVTVQAAAIVVDITVDPRAEANGTTVFPTLTAALAAAPVGTATDPTVIALAAGRYAEYATIAKPYTVLVGATGTAQDVVITGNRAAGTPTGTTTDGVADTYGTSGSATLVITGNDVALRDLTVENAYVEGTYANGQAVALRTTGDRLVYDGVRLLGNQDTLYANSPSATIPARSYFHDSWIEGDVDFVFGRGTVVIDRSTLNALDHGTSPNGAVTAASTDRSTPYGFLITGSRIIGSAPDGSQNLGRPWQPGKKQADGTSMADPDANAQVVVRDTWLGPVVSTKAWTDMVNSGVTTKWQSARFAEYANSGPGASTGADRAQLTDAQAAASTSAAYLAGSDGWNPVAPLAEDAAPAAVAGLVATSAEKQVGLSWSTGAESDVVGYRVYRATGSDALVADAAHLVAEVAKPVHLDRGLVNGTAYRYLVVAVDRAGNASAPSAVVTGTPAVTPLVADITVAADGSGDVTTLQAALAAIPAGTAAAKKVILVEPGTYREVVSSSKANIVIAGTTGDPRDVVITYDNANGTAKGATTCPAVVAATCGTAGSATATLSGSGVEVRDLTIENSFSSAAHPEIGPNNTQAVALRALGDRQTYRHVRLLGAQDTLNADASGNITADGTGYPRQYYVDSYIAGNVDFVFGRAAAVFDRVTIHATTRNGGTVFAPSTASKSRGYLVVDSRITADNDAPTMALGRPWRGWGDGTQADTSRGQAVIRDSWLDGGIAVAQPWTDFAPNVWTDGRLAEHRNTGPAATVNDKRPQLSASDALTQTPAAYLGGTDGWDPTGAPATDAAPVAPAGLVAAPGAAQASLDWAESTESDVRAYRVYRDGQLVATTATSSATITGLDNGTAYAFTVRAVDAAGQESPASASASATPALEVDATVHADGSGDYPTLQKAVDAAPGTGEWVVSVDPGTYAGTTTVARSNVVIVGSGATAADTVLTNGTTTATLGITGSSVTVRNLSIANTTATGNAPAVSMTGDRVLLAGTAISSAAGRAVFADTSTYTVAARQMITGSTIAGGDDVLLGRGSLVVHDTTISVRANGTVLTPSTAENAKGFLLIGSRVDTTGATNVQLGRPYRAWADTFTPRSVGQAVVRDTALGSGVKTSQPWGIGPSSEPWTLGRFAEHATTGEGATTNANRPQLSPAESLGATVSQWLGAPTWYPAVADPAAPADVTAPGAPADLVATAGDASASLAWTASTAADIAGHRVYRSTTSPVAITPANLVGTVGVEPSFTDRGLANRTTYHYAVVAVDAVGNASAPATADARPVDTAPPAAPVGVVATGADGKVLLSWTANADADIAGYDVYRDGEKLTGTPLAAPAFTDTGLVNDTAYAYTVTAIDDTRLVSAASAVATGTPRAGDAVAPAIPSAVTTELGRGSVTVRWAAVPDTDVTRYDVLRSTGDGASVVVGTVGPGETRWTDTTAAIGTAYSYAVVATDGSANSSAASAVAKATPIKVDIVVAADGSGDATSLAQVLGSTDPATGSLPNNADYTTQGYRTILVKPGTYAGGVVSGNRYGVNVVGATGDPGDVVLTAPGGAVATLTVSAPQWTLRDVTVQSVATAVGAQATAVQVKSGDRQVLDHVRLLGDKQTLLVSTANVTTYSRVYVTGSYLEGGSDLILGRAVTVVDRSTIHVLDRPGASLTDSSVAAGSAYGFLIQDSRIVTDGAAGSIALGRPYSTTGKAQVVVRGTELGEGINAARPWKDWDAVTPWTAGRFSEHRNTGPGAAIVDPATRPQLTDADAATFTAQRYLAGTDGWNPTGR; via the coding sequence ATGTCGCGCTCCTCCTCCGAGCACCCGCTCGTCGTCCGTCCCTCCTCGAACCCCGACGCCGCGGCCCCCGACGCCGCGGCCCCCGCGACCGCGTCGTCGCGCGCGCGCCTGCGCGTGGCCGCCGCGCTCGTCGCCGGTGCCGTCATCGCCGGCACCGTGCTCCCCGCGGATCCGGCCCTCGCCGCCGACACCAGCGCGCCCTCGACGCCCGGCAGCCTCTCCGCCGAGTACTCGGGCGGCGTGGGCACGGTCGTCTCGTGGGGCAGGGTCTCCGCGTCCGACCTCGCGGGCTACCGCGTCTACCGGAGCGCGACCAAGACCGTGACGGCGACCGCCGCCTCGCGCGTCGCGACCACCACGTCGCTGACGGCCACGGACGCGGCCATCGCGGGCGGTTCCACCGGCTACTACGCCGTCACCGCCTACGACAGGACCGGCAACGAGTCGAAGCCGTCGAGCGTGAAGCAGGTGCAGGCGAAGGACACCCGCGCGCCCGACTCCCCCTCGAGCGTGACGGCCACCGCCTCCGCCGCGGGCGTCGCGCTCGACTGGGCCGACTCCGACGACGTCGACCTGAAGGGCTACGTCGTCGCGCGCTCCACCTCGTCGAGCGGCACGTACACGACGCTCACCGCCTCGCCGATCGCGACCTCCGCCTTCACCGACGCGCAGGCGCCGGGCGGGGTCACCTCCTCCTACCGGATCACCGCGGTCGACCTCACGGGCAACGCGTCGTCCGCGTCCACCGCCTCCGCGAAGCGCCCCGCGGGCGCGCCGACGGCCCCCGCGGCGCCGGGCTCGCTCACGGCCAAGGCCTCCTCCTCCACCGGCGCCGTCACGCTGGCCTGGAGCGCCGCGACCGGCGCCACGGGCTACGTGGTCGCGCGCGGCGCGAGCGCCACCGGACCCTTCACGCGGGTGAGCGGATCCTCCCTCACGGCCACGACGTACACGGACGTGCCGCCCGCCGGCGCGACCGCGTACTACCAGGTGACCGCGGTCAACGCGGTCGGATCCTCGGCTCCGGCCACCGCGTCCGTCGCGATCCCCGCCGACACGACCGCCCCCAAGACGCCGTCCAGCCCGAAGGCCGTCGTGGTCGCGAACAGCGGCGGCATGACGATCTCGTGGAAGGCGAACACGGAGGCCGACCTCGCCGGCTACATCGTGTTCACGCGCGGATCCGACGAGGTCTACCGCCAGCTGCTCCCCGCCGCCGGCACGCCCGCGTACGCGACGACGACCTTCACGGACGCCGCCGCGACCGAGGGCACCACGACCTACTACCGCATCCGCGCGGTCGACCGCGCGGGCAACGTCTCCGCGTACGTGGCCGTCACCGGCAACAACCCGAACGTGGCCCCGGCCGCGCCCTCCTCCCTCTCGGTGAAGCCGAGCGCGAAGGCCGGCCTCGACCTCGCCTGGACCGCGCCGAAGGACACCGACGTCGCGGGCTACACCGTCTCCCGCAGCACCACGAGCAACGGCACCTTCGTGCAGCTCGCCACCATCACGACCGCGGCCGCGGGATCGCCGCCCCGGTTCACCGACACGAGCGCGCCCCAGGGCGCCCCCGTCTTCTACCGCGTGACCGCGCGCGACCTCGTGGGCAACGTCTCCAAGGCCTCGAGCACGGTCTCCGGCACCTCCACCACCCCGCCCGTCGCGATCCCCGTCGAGTACACGGTGCTCACGGTCGGCGCCGGCAAGCAGTTCCCGACCATCGCCGCGGCCGTCGCGTCGATCCCGACGACCGCGCTCGCGAACCACCGCATCGACATCGACCCGGGCACCTACCGCGAGTCGTTCCGCCTCGACCGCTCCAACGTGATGCTGCACGGCCTCGGCACCGACCCGTCGCAGGTCGTCGTCTCCGCGGCGCAGGCCAGCGGGTCCACCGACCCCGACGAGCCCGAGGAGACCCTCGGCACGGCGGGCAGCGCGGTGATCCGCGTGACCGGCACCGACGTGACCCTCGACAACCTGACCGTCGAGAACGCGTTCGACGAGAAGGCACACCCCGAGATCACGAGCGCGCAGGCCGTGGCGCTCCGCGTCGAGGGCGACCGGTTCGTCGCCCGCGCCGTCCGCCTCCTCGGCAACCAGGACACCCTGCTCGCCGACACCCCGAAGCCCACGACCCGCATCCGCCAGTACTACGTGGACAGCTACATCGAGGGCGACGTCGACTACCTGTTCGGCGCCGCGACCGCGGTGTTCGACCGCGTGACCTTCCGCTCGCTCGACCGCGGCAAGGCGGTCAACGGCTACCTCACGGCGGCCAGCACCGACGAGGGCAGCAAGTACGGCTTCCTCATCACGGGCAGCAAGATCGTGAGCGACGCGGCCGACGGCACCGTCAACCTCGGTCGCCCGTGGCACCCGAGCGCGGACCCGAAGGCCCTCGGCTCGGTCGTCATCAAGGACACGTGGCTCCCCTCCGCCATCGACACCGCGGCGCCGTGGGACGACATGTCGTCCACGAACTCCTCCGGCGTGAAGGTCCCCTTCGCCTGGCAGGACGCCCGCTTCGCCGAGTCGCAGAACATCGGCCCGGGCGCGACCGTGAACGCGAACCGCCCGCAGATGACCGCCAAGGACGCCGCCAACGCGACGCCGGAGAAGTACCTCGCGGGCAAGGACGGCTGGAACCCGATCGTCGCCGCGTCCGCCGCTGTGCCGGCCGTGCCCGCGAACGTGGTGGCCGCCGCCGACTCGAGCGTCGTGCACCTCACCTGGGCGGACGACACCTCGGCGAGCGTGACCGGCTGGACCGTCTACCGCGCGGACGCCACGGGCGCCTTCACGGAGATCGCCTCCACCGACTCCCCCGCGTACAGCGACACCACCGTCGTGAACGGCGCGGCCTACCGCTACGCGATCACGGCCGACTCCCGCACGGGCGTCTCCTCCGCGCCGAGCGACGCCGTCGAGGTGACCGTGCAGGCGGCGGCCATCGTCGTCGACATCACGGTGGATCCGCGGGCCGAGGCGAACGGCACCACCGTCTTCCCGACGCTCACCGCCGCCCTCGCCGCCGCGCCCGTCGGCACCGCGACCGACCCCACGGTCATCGCGCTCGCCGCCGGCCGCTACGCCGAGTACGCCACCATCGCGAAGCCGTACACGGTCCTCGTGGGCGCCACCGGCACCGCGCAGGACGTCGTGATCACCGGGAACCGCGCCGCGGGCACGCCCACCGGCACGACCACCGACGGTGTCGCGGACACGTACGGCACCTCGGGCAGCGCGACCCTCGTGATCACGGGGAACGACGTCGCGCTCCGCGATCTCACGGTCGAGAACGCCTACGTCGAGGGCACCTACGCCAACGGCCAGGCCGTCGCGCTCCGCACCACGGGCGACCGGCTCGTCTACGACGGCGTGCGCCTCCTCGGCAACCAGGACACGCTCTACGCCAACAGCCCGAGCGCCACGATCCCGGCGCGCTCGTACTTCCACGACAGCTGGATCGAGGGCGACGTCGACTTCGTCTTCGGCCGCGGCACCGTGGTCATCGACCGCAGCACGCTGAACGCGCTCGACCACGGCACCAGCCCGAACGGCGCGGTCACCGCGGCGAGCACGGACCGGAGCACCCCGTACGGCTTCCTCATCACGGGCAGCCGCATCATCGGATCCGCGCCCGACGGCTCGCAGAACCTCGGCCGCCCCTGGCAGCCGGGCAAGAAGCAGGCCGACGGCACCTCCATGGCCGACCCGGACGCGAACGCGCAGGTCGTCGTGCGCGACACCTGGCTCGGCCCGGTCGTCAGCACGAAGGCGTGGACCGACATGGTCAACAGCGGCGTGACGACGAAGTGGCAGTCCGCGCGCTTCGCCGAGTACGCGAACAGCGGCCCGGGCGCGAGCACGGGCGCCGACCGCGCGCAGCTGACCGACGCGCAGGCGGCCGCGAGCACCTCGGCCGCGTACCTCGCCGGATCCGACGGCTGGAACCCCGTCGCCCCGCTCGCCGAGGACGCCGCCCCCGCGGCCGTCGCCGGCCTCGTCGCGACGTCCGCCGAGAAGCAGGTCGGCCTCTCCTGGTCGACCGGCGCGGAGAGCGACGTCGTGGGGTACCGCGTGTACCGCGCGACCGGATCCGACGCCCTCGTCGCCGACGCCGCGCACCTCGTGGCCGAGGTCGCGAAGCCCGTGCACCTCGACCGCGGCCTCGTGAACGGCACGGCCTACCGCTACCTCGTGGTCGCGGTCGACCGGGCCGGGAACGCCTCGGCCCCGTCCGCCGTCGTGACCGGCACGCCCGCGGTGACGCCGCTGGTCGCCGACATCACGGTCGCGGCCGACGGATCCGGCGACGTCACGACCCTGCAGGCGGCCCTCGCGGCCATCCCCGCCGGCACCGCGGCGGCGAAGAAGGTGATCCTGGTGGAGCCGGGCACCTACCGCGAGGTGGTGTCGTCGAGCAAGGCGAACATCGTCATCGCGGGCACCACCGGCGACCCGCGCGACGTCGTCATCACCTACGACAACGCGAACGGCACCGCCAAGGGCGCCACCACGTGCCCGGCCGTCGTGGCCGCCACGTGCGGCACCGCCGGCAGCGCGACCGCGACCCTGTCCGGATCCGGCGTCGAGGTGCGCGACCTCACGATCGAGAACTCCTTCTCGAGCGCCGCGCACCCCGAGATCGGCCCGAACAACACGCAGGCCGTGGCGCTCCGCGCGCTCGGCGACCGCCAGACGTACCGCCACGTGCGCCTCCTCGGCGCGCAGGACACGCTGAACGCGGACGCCTCGGGCAACATCACCGCCGACGGCACGGGCTACCCGCGCCAGTACTACGTGGACAGCTACATCGCGGGCAACGTCGACTTCGTCTTCGGACGGGCCGCCGCGGTCTTCGACCGGGTCACGATCCATGCCACCACCCGCAACGGCGGCACCGTCTTCGCCCCGAGCACCGCGTCGAAGAGCCGCGGGTACCTCGTGGTCGACAGCCGGATCACGGCGGACAACGATGCGCCCACCATGGCGCTCGGACGTCCGTGGCGCGGCTGGGGCGACGGCACGCAGGCCGACACCTCGCGCGGCCAGGCCGTGATCCGGGACAGCTGGCTGGACGGCGGCATCGCCGTCGCACAGCCGTGGACCGACTTCGCGCCCAACGTGTGGACCGACGGACGCCTCGCCGAGCACCGGAACACCGGGCCCGCGGCGACGGTGAACGACAAGCGCCCGCAGCTGAGCGCATCCGACGCCCTCACCCAGACGCCGGCCGCCTACCTCGGCGGCACGGACGGCTGGGACCCGACCGGCGCACCGGCCACGGACGCGGCTCCCGTCGCGCCCGCCGGCCTCGTCGCCGCACCGGGTGCGGCGCAGGCGTCGCTCGACTGGGCGGAGAGCACCGAGTCCGACGTGCGCGCCTACCGCGTGTACCGGGACGGGCAGCTCGTCGCCACGACGGCCACCTCCTCCGCCACGATCACCGGCCTCGACAACGGCACCGCGTACGCCTTCACGGTGCGCGCGGTGGACGCGGCCGGTCAGGAGTCGCCCGCCTCGGCGAGCGCCTCGGCGACGCCGGCCCTCGAGGTCGACGCCACCGTGCACGCGGACGGCAGCGGCGACTACCCGACGCTGCAGAAGGCCGTGGACGCGGCCCCCGGCACCGGCGAGTGGGTCGTGAGCGTGGATCCCGGCACCTACGCCGGCACCACGACGGTCGCCCGGTCGAACGTCGTGATCGTCGGATCGGGCGCGACCGCGGCCGACACCGTGCTCACGAACGGCACCACGACCGCGACGCTCGGCATCACCGGCTCGAGCGTCACCGTGCGGAACCTGTCGATCGCGAACACGACGGCCACCGGCAACGCCCCCGCGGTGTCGATGACCGGCGACAGGGTGCTCCTCGCGGGCACCGCGATCTCGAGCGCAGCGGGCCGCGCGGTCTTCGCCGACACCTCGACCTACACGGTCGCCGCGCGGCAGATGATCACCGGATCCACCATCGCCGGCGGCGACGACGTGCTCCTCGGCCGCGGATCCCTCGTGGTCCACGACACGACGATCTCCGTCCGCGCCAACGGCACCGTCCTCACCCCGAGCACGGCCGAGAACGCGAAGGGCTTCCTGCTCATCGGCAGCCGGGTCGACACGACCGGCGCGACGAACGTGCAGCTGGGGCGGCCGTACCGCGCCTGGGCCGACACGTTCACCCCGCGCTCGGTCGGCCAGGCCGTCGTGCGCGACACGGCGCTCGGATCCGGCGTCAAGACGAGCCAGCCCTGGGGCATCGGCCCGTCGAGCGAGCCATGGACCCTCGGCCGCTTCGCCGAGCACGCCACCACGGGCGAGGGCGCGACGACGAACGCCAACCGGCCGCAGCTCTCCCCCGCGGAGTCGCTCGGCGCGACCGTGTCGCAGTGGCTCGGGGCGCCCACGTGGTACCCGGCGGTCGCGGATCCCGCGGCCCCGGCCGACGTGACCGCCCCCGGCGCGCCCGCCGACCTGGTCGCCACGGCCGGCGACGCCTCGGCGTCGCTCGCCTGGACCGCGTCGACGGCCGCCGACATCGCCGGCCACCGCGTCTACCGCTCCACCACGAGCCCGGTCGCGATCACGCCCGCGAACCTCGTCGGGACGGTCGGCGTCGAGCCGTCCTTCACCGACCGGGGCCTCGCGAACCGCACGACGTACCACTACGCGGTCGTCGCGGTGGATGCGGTCGGCAACGCCTCGGCACCCGCCACGGCCGACGCCCGACCGGTCGACACGGCGCCGCCCGCGGCCCCCGTCGGCGTGGTCGCGACCGGCGCCGACGGCAAGGTCCTCCTCTCCTGGACCGCGAACGCCGACGCCGACATCGCCGGCTACGACGTGTACCGCGACGGCGAGAAGCTCACGGGCACCCCGCTCGCGGCTCCCGCCTTCACCGACACGGGCCTCGTCAACGACACCGCGTACGCCTACACGGTGACCGCGATCGACGACACCCGCCTCGTGTCGGCGGCGTCCGCGGTCGCCACCGGCACCCCGCGCGCCGGCGACGCCGTGGCCCCGGCCATCCCCTCCGCCGTCACGACGGAGCTCGGCCGCGGATCCGTGACCGTCCGCTGGGCCGCCGTGCCCGACACGGACGTGACCCGCTACGACGTGCTCCGCTCCACGGGCGACGGCGCGTCCGTCGTCGTCGGCACCGTCGGACCGGGCGAGACCCGCTGGACCGACACGACCGCCGCGATCGGCACCGCGTACTCCTACGCGGTCGTCGCGACCGACGGCTCCGCCAACTCCTCCGCGGCCTCCGCGGTGGCGAAGGCGACGCCGATCAAGGTGGACATCGTGGTGGCGGCCGACGGCTCGGGCGACGCCACGAGCCTCGCGCAGGTGCTCGGTTCCACCGACCCCGCCACCGGCTCGCTGCCCAACAACGCCGACTACACGACGCAGGGCTACCGGACGATCCTCGTCAAGCCCGGCACGTACGCGGGCGGCGTCGTCTCCGGCAACCGCTACGGCGTGAACGTGGTCGGCGCGACCGGCGACCCGGGCGACGTCGTGCTCACCGCGCCCGGCGGCGCCGTCGCGACGCTCACCGTCTCGGCCCCGCAGTGGACCCTCCGCGACGTGACCGTGCAGAGCGTCGCGACCGCGGTCGGCGCGCAGGCGACGGCCGTGCAGGTGAAGTCCGGCGACAGGCAGGTGCTCGACCACGTGCGCCTGCTCGGCGACAAGCAGACCCTGCTCGTCTCCACCGCCAACGTCACCACCTACAGCCGGGTCTACGTGACCGGCTCGTACCTCGAGGGCGGGTCCGACCTGATCCTCGGCCGCGCCGTCACGGTGGTCGACCGCAGCACGATCCACGTGCTCGACCGGCCGGGCGCCTCGCTCACCGACTCGTCCGTCGCGGCGGGCTCGGCGTACGGGTTCCTCATCCAGGACAGCCGCATCGTGACGGACGGCGCCGCCGGATCCATCGCGCTCGGCCGCCCGTACTCCACGACCGGCAAGGCGCAGGTCGTGGTGCGGGGCACGGAGCTCGGCGAGGGGATCAACGCCGCCCGTCCGTGGAAGGACTGGGACGCGGTCACGCCGTGGACCGCGGGCCGCTTCTCCGAGCACCGCAACACGGGCCCGGGCGCCGCGATCGTGGATCCCGCCACCCGCCCGCAGCTGACGGACGCCGACGCGGCGACCTTCACGGCGCAGCGCTACCTCGCGGGCACGGACGGCTGGAACCCCACCGGCCGCTGA